In the Glycine max cultivar Williams 82 chromosome 6, Glycine_max_v4.0, whole genome shotgun sequence genome, agttaggaatgtgataactcactccccgtgtgttgtttgtgtttggatcctgtgatgatcttgaactttgtgttcgggggagcagacgactaggtgaattgctttaaggaactttatgctgaaggacgtcgagacacaacaCTCTGATAGAATGAGACAGTGggacataagtttttatattagttgcatgatgttagtctattttattttatttcactgatttaataaaatatctatgtAAATTTTGATGGTCTTATTTTGagccaaatatgttttattaagttttaattgataatagtgaagtgaatgtgaaccttttacccgtgtgaatttggttaccaatatttttatatattttgcttatttatatatatgtcggggtagagggtgtcacacctcAGGGCACAAATACCTTAATGCTTTGATAGATGAGGAATAGCCTAAAAATATTGCTTTATCGGCCTTAGAATGAAACGTGCCCAAGTCATCATTaccatttttcaaaacaaagcACTTGCTTCCAAAGACTCTTCTAAGCTTCAAATGCTTGCATCGTTGAGTCATCTTTGCTAGCACACCAAGTCCATATCATTGGCATTTGATCTTGTTTCAaacaacatacatttttctccccctttaggcatataaaaaataaaccaagCATAGTATATGAAAATAGTAGAATAAAACATAAGGGTTGATAACATAGAACATAATCTCATTCATTGATAAAAGTCGTTATGATAGGAATGATACACATAAACTTGGCTAGCATAAACATTAATCATAAGACTCAAAACATCAACACCAAAAGATAAAGCATAGAGCTCTAATCCTTATGTATTAGCTCTAAGACACACAATGctcaaaataattgattaaatccATGTGTGTTAACATCACAATCGATTATTTTGTGCAGAGGATGCCACACAAAACAAGTCTACTACAAACAATCAATTATTTTGGGAAATAATCGACTGTCTGCGAGATAGTAATTCAAACATTTTTGTTCCCAAACCCATTTAGTTGATTGGGGCTCGAAATAGTCGAATATTCGTGACCCTGGAAAATTTTCAGATATGAGATAGTTGATTATATACTTACAATACTCGACTATTTGGATTGTATGAAAATTTCCAAGTTTGAGCAAGcatgaaataatcaattattttggaGCATAATTGACCAAGTGCAAACAAAGGGCACTCATTCTCATACAAATTACATATACACTCATTTCGTACAAGACATGTAATGAACAAACAAACACTTACCATAACTAGACATACATAAACAACATTTCAAATAGAAAAGGAACAAGACATAAGATTAAACTACATACATGAATTAATATGCATGTTATGCTAGATAATCTTCATCTAGTATGCCTAGTTCATTTTAATGGTGTAAGTCTATCCCTAGGCAAGGGCTTTGTGAGAAAATTTCAATTAGTTGGTTGTTTGTGTctagaaaatttataaaataatcacattttagcacatgatctctaataaaatgatgcttTATCTCTATATGATTAGTTCTAGAATGTATAACAAGATTTTTGGTCAAGTTGATTGCACTCTGTTATCACATCTCAAAGTAATGTGATAAAGGAGGATACCAAAGTCctttagttgttgtttcatccaaagGATTTGAGCACAACAACTATCGGCAACAATATAAATATGGTTAATGACATCTACTACTAGTACTCTTCCTATCAACTTTACAACATGCATAATCTAAATATGGCTAATTAACCAAGTTAACTACTTTTTATTGATCCTAATGAATTAGATAATTGTTTCTTATACATAGAATCGAAAAATAACTAACAAAGATTGATCTAATTAGTAAGAAACAAACTCATATTTTACAAAGACGTGAGTTGGATTTTTACTGGTAATGTGATGTGAGAATCTTATTGGTTGATAATCTATAAGTACTCTTTGAACTTTAAGGTCTGTCTTGATTTGCTAAGCTATTGGAACCTAGCTATCCTAAACTTAAAttgtttgttataaaaaagaaaaacctggaagaggtaatattatatataaattaaaattactataaTGCCAATCGAATATATGTAATTAGCACAGTGATGTTCTACttatcaatttcattttcatttatcaCTTTTACCAAATCAAACTAGGTGGTTCTAGATCTTTCAACTCGAACCCTACTAATTTAATAGTTAAATCGAAACAGGGCTAACAGATTCTGAAGCTCAACAGAAAACAAGTCAATTATCATTCTAGTAGATTTATGTGTCTGACACTTAAACAGAATCTGATACCTTTGTCTATTTCTTACCCATAAATCCTCTGATAAAGTGGTAGCAAAAACGACAAGTCATAAATcagagaaaaacaaaagcagATGGGAAAAGAGCCAATGGTTAGTTTTCTGTGTGAAGAAGACCCAAAGGCAAATTCAACATATATGCCACAAAACTAAATATGTGTTAGGTATAATTAGCCGAAAATGTTATTTCTTAaatatgtgataaaaaaattcaattattagatatgtgtgtataaaaataaatatgtaagaTAAATTGACTCCTTAAATGGATTAAAGTATTTTGAGAGATTAATAATTGGCTTCCAAAATCAAGAGATACCCgggttcaacaaaaaaacatatatgcCACAATTCACAAAAGTGTGCCGTGAAAACAAGTCTATGATTTAAGGCTTTATTCATGGGTGCCAAACCTTGGGGACCAACATCAATTTTCATGCTATTGAATCAGATGGTGATTTATATTCCTCTTATCTTATCAATCGTGCAGCTGTATGCACTATCATTCTTTAGCAACAAGAATTCTCTAGCACTACAAGGGTTGCCTCATGCTTTGTCTATTCTCATATCATATGGGAATTCTTCACAACTGTCCTACAAATTGTTTTAGAGAGAAcacaacacataataataataataaaggacCTTTTGAAACAGTATAATATGTGTGCACTACGCTTGTGCAGGTGGAACTCATAACTGGTGCTAGCGAGGCTTTATTGGAATGATGGTGTGCATGAACTGCACTGCATAACAAATAAACAAGGAAGAATAAAAGGGAAGAAGCTAGCTAGGGGCAGTGGGGGACCAAAACACCAAGTCAATATATATGAGAGTGATGGGCATATGATTTTTTGGTGAAGTAAGTCAGAGGTGTGAAATTCTGATTCTCAAGGCCAGAAAGGAAAGTAGAAAGTAGAAAacgaaagaaatataaaaattcagaTGGGTGTATAATAATACGGATGATTGTACATTTACGGCCAAGCATCATTTATGCCTCTGAAAATAAATTTgcatcattcaaattttaaGCAAGGAGGACATGTTATTTCAAGCCTGTTTTTTCACTTTTCACCTTAAACAACATATCGTGTATCATGTATTATATACCAAATAATAACATGGACAATTGCATTACAAGCATAAATGCTCCCGCTTTCTagctattattaatttttatattacggATGCGAGTTTTCAATCTTAAAGGGTGAGAACATATTTTATTgtactatttttctttcttgtaataGTGTACCTTTGCTATTAGcttgtatttatttctttataatttcaaaattattcactctttaattttaattcctttaaattattttttcattaaaaatattaatagcttaatgttattttttcccTCACTTATTTCTCAAATTGATTCAAAGTTTACTCTTTTTCCCCTACTTGtttgtttgatatatatatatatatataatctaaatatttccttttaatttatatttttgaaaaattagttaaaattaaaaatactcatGATACACACCAACTATTAGCTGTTTTAGTTAAGAAATTTTGGTCTGAAGATTTGAGAACGAATATAGACATGCGCTAAGACAAATATTGAGggattttttatacataataatattgagggtttaaaatgaaaaaagaaaaattctaattaagGTAAAGTATTAAAATTCTTGTCATGGTAAACTACCAACAAAAACACGTGCAGGTATATTCTtagttatagtatttttttacaatagtcAACTAAAATGCTATCAAATCAGAAATAGTCTATTCTCACCCCATTATTCAAAATCCACTTCCAACATTGAACAAAGATACTCAAACAGggtaaagaaattttaaattttctataaaaacatgaaaaacgTTAAGGTGATATTttctaacacttttttttagcataatttgttattaacttaaatttattgaaaattacaaaattaaatgggtATTGTATCTTTTTTAATGATCTctcctaattttataatttttaatatattttaaccaataaaaagaaTATGTATAAAGGTATATGTTAAAGAATGTATTAGTAACATTATCTAAATAAGACATGTAAGAATTTAAGAAGAGTAATCAAAGCCCCCAAAAGCTAATCCCCTACAATGGGCTGAATTTAAGGTTTAAATTCTCATTACACTCATATTTAATGTTAGATCGTGCCTTCCAAAAGAAGAtacttgtgaaaaaaaaaaccaaaaaatctgTTGGTTTAAGGGCAAAAGGAGTTGGTTTCTTGTTAAAATTTTGGGTTTTGGTTACgtgaatgaaagaaagaaaattgcttAATAGTACGGATTTCTTTTGCACAAAAAGAGATGAAAACTGTAACCCATTGTCCGTTGATACTGCATGATTTCTGTTAAGTCCTTTAttcttttgatttaatttttaatcaatggaAAGTGGACAACCTATTTGGTACTTGATTAGTTACAAATCTTTCGTAACATACAATATTccacctaaaaaaattatagacacTACAAGAACTTTTACTTAAATGGGTCTACAGGGATTACTAGTATCACGTGCATGAAACAAAGGTTAAACAGCTTATTAAGATGTACCAAGGTTCTAAACTTAGCTCTTTCAGGTTTTCTAAATTGCCATGGCATGATTGATCCTACCTGAGAAAGGCGCAAAGCATTTGTTttcactgtaaaaaaaaatgtcagcaACACATTCTttctcaaaatatattatttattattgataaaaatttgttaaaaaattataaattatgtgtGTGACTCTCTATATTAACTATCCTCAATTATAAGTTTTAATAAATCTTAATCAATAAAACAAATTGTGTTAAAAAGATTGTGTTAGAAGTATTAATGTGTTGTTCGTGATCCTTAACAtagatgattatatatatatatatgtttggttTAACCTAATGGACACATATTTTTATGGGTGTTTTGTGAGAAATAAGATTTCGTAGCTTTTAATTCAATGACCATTTGGGGGTCTCCTAATGGTAAATCAAACACGCTGTGAATTACGTTGGACTAAGATTGAAGTAAATACAAGTTGGGTGAAATGAAGCCAAACCACCCTCAATGATTGAACGTAGATAAGGTTGAACCGTTTGTTTTTGTCCGCTATATCTAGATACCGTCCATGGTGAAAACTCGCATCAAGTACTGAGTACGATGGCATCTTGTGAAACCACGGTACTAGCGTGCAAGGTCATGTCAGCACCACATGTTGTGGCCATAGTAGTACTATTGCAACTTGATATCATTTATACCACAAAGATTCTACCAGAATGATacctatttattttcttaattttaaaccaCTACACAATATTTTAACTGCTTAATCGCATAAAATGATCAATTACTTATACAACGTGCAACAAAAGTCATGCTAGCTAGAGGTAAATTGAAGATGAAGTTAGAGAAGATTAAAATAGAAAGATCACCAAGGACAAGGGAACAGTTTGCCACTGATTATCATTTATGTAGTAAAGgtgaattttcttcttctatatgAAAAATTTGATGTCTCTACTCTCTAGAGTCTAGTAGCCTTGGCTAGTGCTATGAGTACTTTACACTACGGGCATATGATATAAATTGCAATGAAGCAATAGCTCTCACCCTATGCATTTAAATTAATGCTCAATATTACTATTGTAATGAATAAAGCTATGTACAACAGAGATAGAGACAAGAAACTACCTAATTCCACTCAAAAACTTTTACTTATGTAGTTATGTTACTCCCGTACCTCTGTGCATGTAATTGTCATTGTGGCAGTGAAAAATAATAGCtgataattttcttctttttgatattttagttGTGAAACAAACCAAAGGATTGCTCCATGAATTCTGATGGATAGTAGTGTGTTTGGTTCTGTGGTGTTGTGAAAGATAATCAATTGTTTTTCCACGTCAAAGGAACTGCAACTCTTTGTAGCTTTGAGATTTTCACGgtgaaaaattgatttttgtggTGTCACCACGGAACCAAACATACATACAGATTCTTTCTTTGCATATCAAGTCTGCTTTGCAAAAGTCCACACTAGCTTTGTTgatattttcttcaatttcttattgttttaacttttaagagtttaaatttttaattcacaaataaTGCAAGTTGTTAggttattagtttttgttagtaaaaaaatttaaacttacaaTTTCTCCTTcacctatttttttcttttaactatcaagtcaatctttaattttttttaagagtttaatttttatggattatcaatataaaaaaatttacactatcaattattgataaaaagttttttgaattttttaaagtagttattacataaattaataaacttaatgTACATATATGatacataatattataaaaaaaaacctgtaATCTATCCGTacaattaaattcttattttaattgttataaagAGTCACTCttttataatgataaaataatattacttccgatcttattttataaaaaacagtatattttatattagaaccttgtttcttaaaaataggACTAGTAGTAATATACTATTGTGTAAGCAAGGGTTGGCTAGGCATGTGATATGGGTCCTTCATCTGCATCGTATCTGAAatcacaaaaacaaacaagcaaaATCCTCTTCCTTCCAATTTGTAATTCCTTGAGTACCAATGGCTAAGCATTTATCATTGACGCGCCATCAGCACTATCACTTTCAACTCATGACACCCCATTCATTCAAAAATCAATACCCACTTCCCAGTTGCCACTTTAATGCAAGGAATTGGTATTTAACCTTTTCCTCTATTAGCTTATAATTAAAGACAAAAACATTTCCAACACTCTCCTCTATTTCACTATTGCCTTACCTTTatgattacaaaaaaaaaaaaaaagcacataaTTAACAAAATGGAGTCTGTGTGGTCCACACACACCCTTTGCACCTTCTTTTTCTGCCTTTCTGCTTCATATAAACACTCCCCCTTCTTTCACTTCATTGCTCCAAAAAGTCCTAGCTCAACAACAAGCATATCCTTCATCATTGTCACCACCCCTTTGCACAATGGAGAGGGAGAGAGCATTGTTTGAGAGGGTGAGAAAGAATAGCACAGTGGAAGAGGAAGTGGAAAATGAAGTAGAGGAGGAGGATGAAAGTGGCGTTAGTATTactgaagaagagaagaagaaaggggttggTAGTAGTGGTGGGAGAAGAGGGTCAAGTGGAGGTAGTGGAGGGGTTTCTCCACCTTCATGTCAAGCAGAGAGGTGTGGTGCTGATTTAACTGATGCAAAGAGGTACCATCGCCGCCACAAGGTGTGTGAGTTTCATTCAAAGGCACCTGTTGTGGTGGTTGCAGGGCTAAGGCAGAGGTTTTGCCAGCAATGTAGCAGGTTTGTTCATTCAATACCCTCTTATCTTAAGCATTTTCTCTTTAAGAGTGAATTTTGTATTGTCTTTACTTTTTAGCATTTTACTATGCATGGTAGACTTGATCATGCTTTCCTATTATGTATTATCTTATTTTAGTTCATTTGCTCTTGAAACTAACAACTACATTTTATTTGTACCAAACAAATCACTAGAACTAGCACTAGCACTGCTATAAACCTTTTAATTAAGAACAAAgtccaaggttttaaaaaacggTCCATGATCGCGATACAGCTACAAGGTCACAATTGTGACCGTATTGGTAACATTTGTCCAAAATTTTccacaatataaaaaatcatgacTATTGCAACTGTTCAATGgactagttaaaaaaataagccTTGATCAATGACTACAAAAATTTGGATGCTCCAAAACAAAATATGACAAGGAAATAAGGAAACATGATCTATGAATAGAACAGAAACACTCATATGTCATAAGTAATTGAATTTCATTGTTTATTCTTCTTGCACTTTTCTTTccttgttagttttttttttttttttacaagaagtGTCAAATAGTGTAAGCTTAAGAACTTCTTCCTATGATGAGTGTGTGCAGGTTCCATGACCTGGCAGAGTTTGATGAATCCAAGAGAAGCTGCCGCCGCCGGTTGGCCGGACACAACGAGCGGCGCCGGAAAAGCAACCCGGAAGCTTCCAATGAGGGCAGCACCAAAGGCCATCACCCTAAGGAAACAACACACTGCAGGCTTGCAAATGAGAGGGAGAGAATTCAGATGAACCTACCAGGGAGTTCCGGCTACAAGTCTTTCAACATCAGATGAAGCCAAAGTGTTCACAAAGCTCTCTCTCTTCTGTCACCCTTTGGTTTCTTACAACCCAAGGTATATAATAAAAACCACTTTGTATTGTATGTTCACATGAGCAAGaatcaaaaatcacaaaaactTCCAACAGCCAAAGCCTGATGTCTTAATATGCAATGTAAGCTAGCTAGTTTCCTGAGCTCTGTTTTTCTTATTTGGATAGAGTGCCTTTTTTTTCTGTTTGCCTTATCACCATTGTTATCCTATAGAAGCACCCTTCTTGATTGGGGTGTGCTCTTATCTTCCATTGGGTTAGAATAAAAAGATATTGCTTCTTTTGGGTATTCATGTTTGTATTTCGATCATTACTTCTTACTTtcattcctttctctttctatATATGCTAATAAGCTACACCATTAGGGGCTAGATTCTGTTTGAAACTTAAACTAAATTACTCAAAAAGGTACATCTTTACAATTCTATTTTTCCCTATTCTGGGCTTACTGTatagataaattttatttccattttatcTTAAGTATCTCCACAACATAATCGGAACCTTGGTTACTATTGAGAAGTCATAAAACCACTGTGACTGAAAAGGAGTCCAAACATGCAAATTGCAAAGTATATATATGATGATTTGGTCTTTAAAAATGTTACTTGCTACTTTTGTTTTTTCCgttttgaaaaaatgtttatacaaattaaacttTCAAATTGTTACAGAGAATAACATAcaagaatcaattttattttataaaattatgatgatactataaaaaaatagaagtaattatttgttattttgtcTTTACCATAAAAGTTTAATTGATTGTTTTTCaccataattttaattcaaacacactattaatttattagtgctaacaataactattataaaagtcaattaaaagaaattataagtcattatattttaatataatcttttaatctaggtgatatgataaaataatcttttaaaattttaattcaataggTGCTAAATGTATAGATGAAATTTTCAAAGAATATATAACAAGGCAAGTAACATCTGCTATTAGATCATTCCAGACTAGTAAATTGTAATTACCTTCCTCTGCTATGTCATGATTAAATGCCTTTCTTCATGCAAAGCCATACCCTCCGTCCTTCTTGCCAAGGTGTGTTGGCAACAGTCATCCACAGTTAATTTCAAAAGGGGTTTCACAGGTACAACAAAATGTAGTCTTGCTCAATTTCCCACTCATAAGTCATTACCAACGTGGGGCAGGCTAGTGGggaaattaataaagaatgaaaaaacaACTATGTGATATATTGAAATCAATTATCACACTTTTCcacttatattatttaataattttatgtagAATACAAAATCAATACTCTAATTATGAATTACAactttttgcaaaaaaattaagtttataaaattttatacaaataagaaactaattaaaatatcacaACTTTATTTTAACACATAATAtgttattcaaaatataaataaatctctATTGAGGAATGGTATTAAcaaatgtttaaattatataaaatttgatatgcccgactaaaaagataatatcaatattttaataattatattggttaatttcatattttatttttttttactgaaatttcatattttatataaagcTGTTAAATCatgtaaatgaaaaataaaattgacggTTAATAACAActaaatattgttatatatacatCAAGAAATTTGGCTAAACATGTTGTATTTGATACGGATAGGACAAAAACCTGactcatttttttctaaaaaaatagaaaagtaaaaaataagtcaattaaaaaatagacttgatcatcaaattttttattataaattcataaaCCTAACCCATTTCCAGTTTTGGAGGAATAAATCCATTAATTCTttgatttcaattaataaagTAAGATTGaactaagaaataaattttagaaactaaaaaaaggtattttgaacaatttaaaCAATATGGTTCATTTGTACACTTTATACATAATAAGTATATAACTataatctcttaaaaaaaacagataacTGTAATGCTgcaaatacaaatttaaattaaacacgTACTtcttaaaacataaataaaaataaaatatgaattataaatGATTTCTTACTACataaataataagattaattagtccttaattttttttaattttttttagtccctgaattttttattgtaatttttagtccctgaattattttttttgttcacacTTTTAGTTTAGGATCAAAAAAGTGTTAAAAGGACCAaatcagattaaaaaaaacatttaagaactaaaaaatagaaattctaaaaaaaataaataaagagataatCTACCctaaatataatatcatcaaTCGAATATCTTTTTTATAGAAGACAACTTGTCTAATATGTCAAGAAACTTTGttgctttatttgtttttgttttctgagtTTAAAACTTTATTTCAGTACCTTAAAATGTCTGTGTCAATTTATAGTATGCTTGAATAACACCAAGAATCAATTTTACTcttcaaaatcatattaatatcataaaaaatagaaataattattCGGTACTTAGAaattcatcataaaaaaaaattgattatttctcAGTGTAAATTAATCTAATCCAGACACATTAGTCCTTTATGTCAGACAAAATTAACAGTGTAAACAAAATTGCAGAATAGTTTAACAAAAACACTTTAAAGaactaattaatgtaaaatctttaaaatttagGAGAACAAACTACAAAAGATTAAGATAGAATACTAAAATCAATCGCAGTTCTTTTTAAATATGACAGCTTGTATAACTCGTCAACAAATTATGCTAACTTCTTTATCTCACGCCTGTagcgaagaaagaaaaaggatatataaatcattttaaaattaagtagtTGGTGTTGTCTAAGACAGAATTAATGTTTCACATATACGTGAGAAATACCAAAATAAAGTCGATGAAGTATCAAAACACAAGCATAGGTGTTTTCATAGGCACAAATGGATGgtctacaaaaaattaaatggctAAGAAGGAATTAGTAAAAGGCTTTTCAAGATGATAAAGATTGACCAAACTTTCTTGCATTCGTACGAATTATTTTGGTCTACACAATCTAAAACTAAATCCTTTTTTACACTGTTACATCAAACAACACGTTCTCAGACAGTTGATTTGTACGAAAGCAGATAAAATATCACAAACAGAATGCCACAACATAATAACACCTAAAGGGAATCAACATTAATCCATATACACTAAAGTATATGTTACATTTTCAAGTTCGAAGATAAAAATCTACTATGTGAGTTCAGTGATCACTGAAATTTCACAACAACGCAAGAGATATCATCAGAACTTTTCCTGATCTTTGCTTCTTCGGTAAGCACCTTAGCTGCGGACCTGGCATCCTTAACATCTTTGATAGCACTAACTGCTTCTTGATTTGACATTACCTTCAATAGTTTCAATAAAAAAGATGTTATTAGTGCAGAATATGCATGTATCTGAgtgtttaaagaaaaaaaaaaggacacatATTCATTAGGTGTGTGCATTGTGATTTCTTCATTTATCAAATGTTACCTTCCATAACCCATCACTGGCTAGTATAAGAAACTCTGCATCATCTTCTATCATCTCCAAAGTTACATATGGTTCTGAGCTCAAATGTATCTTCAGGCTTTTGTCACCAAATGCCCTTGACACCGCCAACTGACCATCGACACGTGGAACATCCCCTAAATTG is a window encoding:
- the LOC100800646 gene encoding squamosa promoter-binding protein 1; the protein is MERERALFERVRKNSTVEEEVENEVEEEDESGVSITEEEKKKGVGSSGGRRGSSGGSGGVSPPSCQAERCGADLTDAKRYHRRHKVCEFHSKAPVVVVAGLRQRFCQQCSRFHDLAEFDESKRSCRRRLAGHNERRRKSNPEASNEGSTKGHHPKETTHCRLANERERIQMNLPGSSGYKSFNIR